In a genomic window of Vibrio marisflavi CECT 7928:
- a CDS encoding glyoxalase/bleomycin resistance/dioxygenase family protein — MKPTTILIHVPDVKLGLDWYQAAFPMSIPIFLKEFNFTLLKVGDFTIEVVQADEKVSAGKSGTVLYWSVENLAVVLEHFVSVGAKLYRGPMQIENGLAMCQVEDPFGNLIGLRGRHG; from the coding sequence ATGAAGCCAACAACCATTCTCATTCATGTACCAGATGTAAAACTAGGCCTAGATTGGTATCAGGCAGCTTTTCCAATGTCTATTCCTATTTTCTTGAAAGAATTCAATTTTACTCTTCTTAAAGTAGGTGATTTTACTATTGAAGTAGTTCAAGCCGATGAAAAAGTAAGCGCAGGAAAAAGTGGCACTGTGCTTTATTGGTCAGTAGAAAACCTAGCGGTTGTACTAGAGCACTTTGTCTCAGTAGGAGCGAAGTTGTACAGAGGGCCAATGCAAATAGAAAATGGACTAGCAATGTGTCAAGTAGAAGACCCATTTGGTAATTTGATTGGCTTGCGAGGGAGACACGGATGA
- the citS gene encoding citrate/sodium symporter CitS, which produces MNEKTLALPASKASDSGFLTHFRVFGLPLPLYLGLFTVILVAHMTDTLPNNIVGGFSFMFVIGALFGEIGKRLPIFNKYIGGAPIMIFLVTAWLVHVGWLRQNEINTVTEVMKKTDFLDLFIAVLLTGSILAVNRKLLIKSLIGYIPSILAAVLGAAIMGIIGGMLFGIPVSRVLMLYVLPIMGGGNGAGAIPLSEIYHSVTGGSKEHYYSVAIAILTIANVVAIFAAAILNGIGQKRPSLTGNGELIRNSNFDAQAQSNTPKISAKEIAIGLMLSACVYTLSSALSKHILPGFGDVKIHTFAYMVVIVAIINACGWCSNEIKEGSKQLASFFTTHLLWVLMVGVGIAYTDLGEILNALTFTNLVVSTLIVFGAIFGAALGGWLMGFYPIESAISAGLCMANRGGSGDLEVLSAANRMSLLSYAQISSRLGGGIVLVIASVVFGMFGH; this is translated from the coding sequence ATGAATGAGAAAACGTTAGCACTTCCGGCAAGTAAAGCCTCTGACTCAGGTTTTTTAACGCACTTCAGAGTATTTGGCCTACCACTACCCTTATACCTTGGCTTGTTTACCGTTATCTTGGTCGCTCATATGACTGACACTTTGCCAAACAATATAGTTGGTGGGTTTAGCTTTATGTTTGTTATTGGTGCTTTGTTTGGTGAAATCGGCAAACGGCTACCTATTTTCAACAAATATATTGGAGGAGCACCTATCATGATCTTTTTAGTCACCGCATGGTTAGTCCATGTCGGCTGGCTAAGACAAAATGAAATTAACACTGTGACAGAAGTGATGAAGAAAACTGACTTTCTTGATCTCTTCATTGCAGTATTGCTGACAGGGTCAATATTAGCCGTAAACCGTAAGCTGCTCATCAAATCCCTGATTGGCTATATTCCCTCAATTTTAGCCGCTGTTCTCGGTGCCGCGATCATGGGAATCATCGGTGGAATGTTGTTTGGCATTCCTGTCAGCCGCGTTTTGATGCTATACGTACTTCCTATTATGGGCGGCGGAAACGGCGCGGGTGCCATTCCTCTTTCTGAGATATACCATTCGGTGACTGGGGGTTCAAAAGAGCACTACTACTCCGTCGCCATTGCGATACTCACCATCGCAAACGTAGTCGCGATATTTGCAGCAGCAATACTAAATGGCATTGGGCAAAAAAGACCATCACTCACTGGGAATGGCGAGCTGATTCGAAACTCCAACTTTGATGCTCAAGCGCAATCAAACACACCGAAGATAAGCGCAAAAGAAATTGCGATAGGACTAATGCTCTCAGCATGCGTCTACACTCTATCGTCTGCTCTCTCAAAACATATATTGCCCGGCTTTGGTGACGTCAAAATTCATACCTTCGCTTACATGGTTGTGATTGTCGCAATCATAAATGCGTGCGGTTGGTGTTCTAATGAGATTAAAGAAGGCAGCAAGCAACTAGCCTCATTTTTTACGACGCACTTGCTGTGGGTTTTAATGGTGGGCGTCGGAATTGCCTACACCGACCTAGGAGAGATACTAAACGCGCTGACTTTCACCAATTTAGTTGTCTCGACGTTAATTGTTTTCGGCGCTATTTTTGGAGCTGCTCTTGGTGGTTGGCTCATGGGCTTCTATCCAATTGAATCGGCAATCAGTGCTGGATTATGCATGGCAAACCGTGGTGGCTCGGGAGATTTAGAAGTTTTGTCTGCAGCAAACCGAATGAGCTTACTGTCTTACGCACAAATATCTTCTCGTTTAGGTGGCGGTATCGTATTGGTCATCGCAAGTGTTGTATTTGGTATGTTCGGCCATTAA
- a CDS encoding SH3 domain-containing protein, which produces MTKLIAITGHKSNYPNPIEFFNGDKVTLGALDTEFSGWIRVTTDNGNVGWAPVQYIDFDVGSPVGTAIQDYNARELDTIVGEIVILIRELNEWSLVRNENGLVGWVPTKTINPM; this is translated from the coding sequence ATGACGAAGCTTATCGCAATAACTGGGCATAAATCGAACTACCCAAATCCAATAGAGTTTTTCAACGGAGATAAGGTTACATTGGGAGCTTTGGATACGGAGTTTTCGGGATGGATACGAGTAACAACAGACAACGGTAACGTTGGTTGGGCTCCTGTCCAATATATCGATTTCGATGTAGGCTCTCCTGTTGGTACAGCAATTCAAGACTACAATGCCCGGGAGCTGGATACTATTGTGGGTGAGATAGTTATTTTGATACGTGAATTGAACGAGTGGTCTTTAGTTAGAAATGAGAATGGACTAGTTGGTTGGGTACCAACTAAGACAATCAATCCGATGTGA
- a CDS encoding response regulator, which yields MMEVYDVLIVEDESNLAEFHSHYLQQTQRFRPIGITKNIAEAKQMLRILKPKLVLLDNYLADGKGVDLLKDITATNPAPDVIFITAANDMETVRDAVRCGVFDYLIKPISYDRLSDSLERYLKYTSSLKASDNINQRHVDQLFNFQSKSSALQALPKGIDELTLELVLNAFSDPETVYTSVSLGEITGISKTTARRYLEYLTAQGFLSAVIQYGKVGRPERVYKKNN from the coding sequence ATAATGGAAGTATACGATGTGTTAATAGTGGAGGATGAGAGCAATCTTGCTGAATTCCATTCGCACTATCTACAGCAAACCCAACGATTTAGACCCATAGGAATCACGAAAAATATTGCAGAAGCAAAACAAATGCTGCGCATACTGAAACCGAAACTTGTTCTGCTTGATAACTACCTAGCAGATGGAAAAGGCGTTGACCTACTGAAAGATATTACAGCGACAAACCCTGCCCCCGATGTGATTTTCATTACCGCTGCTAACGACATGGAAACGGTGCGAGATGCGGTTCGCTGCGGCGTGTTTGATTATCTGATTAAGCCGATTTCCTATGACCGACTGTCTGACTCATTGGAACGCTATTTAAAATACACAAGCTCTCTAAAAGCCAGTGACAATATAAACCAGCGTCATGTCGATCAGCTATTCAACTTTCAGTCAAAATCATCTGCGTTACAGGCCTTGCCAAAAGGGATTGATGAACTGACATTAGAGTTGGTGCTCAACGCCTTTTCAGACCCAGAGACAGTCTACACTTCAGTCAGTCTTGGAGAAATAACAGGTATTAGTAAAACCACGGCGCGACGATATCTCGAATACCTTACCGCCCAAGGTTTTCTATCCGCTGTTATTCAATACGGAAAAGTAGGTCGACCAGAAAGAGTTTATAAGAAAAATAACTAG
- a CDS encoding sensor histidine kinase, with protein MASISNFIFKGKLTFTQRVLLLLLTVAVVQVAIIAGFYHFYFSDVLKQQVSKRALVQAREIASDPQLIQAVKKEDIVAVHKQITRFQSLTDAKFIVVGDKHGIRLAHPSSHKIGLPMKGGDNEKALKQGLHYVSIRQGSLGWSVRGKSPIETKQGEIVGVVSVGYLLSGINAALLLYSMPFFIVLGFILLSSILAAWAFSKHIKKQMYDMEPKEIATTLQLQKSVFEAIYEGILAVDSKGEIISANQQALKLLGIASHSTQIQGQKSEQLLMPCDFFVGKEVGSTPDNHLPKIISCNGETLVATRVPLIDEGIIVGWVTSFRIKDSKSTITYQLLNTRQQTDDLRVLNHEYANKLSTVSGLIQMGNHQQALNLIRNESESHQTLVDEIVGTFDSKVVAGLLLGKYIRAKELGLTLEFDPYSQLKLRPEGLTEDELATVVGNLLDNAFEATLANPNSHRNIIILLSDANKSELVIEVSDNGLGIPDSLKESLFEKGISSKKRPGHGIGLYLVHQLVTSNGGSILIDDAEPTGTIFSIFIPSE; from the coding sequence ATGGCTTCTATTTCGAATTTCATTTTTAAAGGCAAACTGACCTTCACGCAGCGAGTTCTATTGCTCCTATTAACCGTTGCTGTTGTTCAAGTCGCGATTATTGCCGGCTTCTATCATTTCTATTTTTCTGACGTATTAAAACAGCAAGTGAGTAAACGAGCTCTTGTCCAAGCGAGAGAAATAGCGAGCGATCCTCAGCTGATACAAGCAGTAAAAAAAGAAGATATAGTCGCGGTACACAAACAAATTACCCGATTTCAGTCACTTACCGATGCAAAATTTATTGTTGTCGGTGACAAACATGGTATCCGTTTAGCTCATCCGAGCTCACATAAAATCGGTCTACCGATGAAAGGTGGAGACAACGAAAAAGCATTAAAACAAGGCTTACATTATGTCTCTATTCGGCAAGGAAGTTTAGGTTGGTCAGTACGCGGCAAGTCGCCGATCGAAACTAAGCAAGGAGAAATCGTTGGTGTCGTTTCAGTGGGCTATCTACTAAGTGGCATCAACGCGGCGTTACTGCTTTATTCCATGCCATTTTTTATTGTTCTCGGTTTTATATTGCTAAGTTCCATTTTGGCTGCTTGGGCTTTTTCCAAACATATAAAAAAGCAAATGTATGACATGGAACCAAAAGAAATCGCCACAACATTACAATTACAAAAATCGGTGTTTGAAGCAATCTATGAAGGTATTCTAGCTGTCGACTCGAAAGGGGAAATCATTTCAGCCAACCAACAGGCGTTGAAGTTACTGGGTATCGCTTCCCACTCAACACAAATACAAGGGCAAAAATCGGAACAACTATTGATGCCTTGTGATTTCTTTGTTGGAAAAGAGGTGGGCTCCACCCCTGACAATCACCTTCCTAAAATCATTAGCTGCAACGGAGAAACCCTTGTCGCCACAAGAGTTCCCTTGATAGACGAAGGAATTATTGTTGGATGGGTAACGAGCTTTAGAATCAAGGATTCAAAAAGCACCATAACCTATCAACTACTGAATACTCGTCAACAAACTGATGATCTAAGAGTGCTTAATCACGAGTATGCGAATAAACTGTCGACAGTGAGTGGCTTGATACAAATGGGCAATCATCAACAAGCGTTGAACCTTATCCGTAACGAATCAGAGTCGCATCAAACACTTGTCGATGAAATTGTTGGCACCTTTGATTCGAAAGTGGTGGCCGGATTGCTACTTGGCAAATATATCCGAGCAAAAGAATTGGGCCTCACACTTGAATTTGACCCATACAGCCAATTAAAGCTAAGGCCAGAAGGCCTCACTGAAGATGAACTAGCGACAGTAGTTGGCAACCTATTGGATAATGCGTTCGAAGCAACGCTCGCCAACCCAAACAGTCATCGCAACATTATTATACTCTTGTCTGACGCCAATAAATCAGAGCTGGTTATTGAAGTTTCTGATAATGGCTTGGGTATACCAGATTCACTAAAAGAATCCCTATTTGAAAAAGGGATCAGCAGTAAAAAACGGCCTGGTCATGGCATCGGCCTGTATTTAGTCCACCAGCTAGTTACTAGCAATGGAGGCTCTATATTGATTGATGATGCTGAACCTACTGGCACTATTTTTTCGATTTTTATTCCTAGCGAGTAA